A portion of the Candidatus Pristimantibacillus lignocellulolyticus genome contains these proteins:
- a CDS encoding extracellular solute-binding protein, with amino-acid sequence MRKARLAIFLVFIIVIGVLSGCSNNNNPVKTTTNANQTKDTNHNATKEEVASEEPVTLKVLRAGITVTETEFEKTLVETTKAKFPHVTLEWVDAPEDVELEPLITSGEVPDLIFVATSNLATTISDLELAEDLNPYVEKYNVDLSKLKPVVLDTIKQYSPQGELHGFPFSVNLPVLFYNKDIFDKFSVNYPPDEQMSWNEAINLGKQVTRSDNGVNYIGIDLFGSNNISTGLDLTIVDPETGTANVTSPEWVKVFEQLQKSYEVPGFIGADGRYLYADDDDIFFNEQNIAMVAYNLAHLLGPLEELRQQGIELNWDFAPFPNFEENLGTGKGANIHSIILTKSSKHKDIAFQVLANLLSDESQLALSKAGRVPTVEGEQFEEVYGQDIAVLQGKKVENIFNAPPREVIRPHKYEGKVRKFLVEAEQRVATEGQDINTALRIAQEAIDKELETLSKTQ; translated from the coding sequence ATGAGAAAAGCAAGATTAGCTATATTTTTAGTATTTATTATAGTGATAGGCGTGTTATCCGGTTGCAGTAATAATAATAATCCAGTAAAAACAACAACCAATGCAAATCAAACTAAAGATACAAATCATAATGCAACCAAGGAAGAAGTCGCTTCTGAAGAACCTGTAACTCTCAAAGTATTAAGAGCAGGCATAACGGTTACAGAAACTGAATTTGAGAAAACACTCGTAGAAACTACAAAAGCTAAATTCCCTCACGTAACGCTGGAGTGGGTAGATGCTCCAGAAGATGTCGAACTTGAACCGCTTATTACTTCAGGTGAAGTACCGGATCTGATATTTGTAGCCACATCAAATCTAGCAACAACGATTTCTGATTTAGAATTAGCAGAAGATTTGAACCCTTATGTTGAAAAATACAATGTAGATTTATCGAAACTAAAGCCAGTTGTATTAGATACGATAAAACAATATTCACCCCAAGGGGAATTGCACGGCTTTCCATTCTCTGTAAATTTACCTGTATTGTTCTATAACAAAGATATCTTTGATAAATTCAGCGTGAATTATCCACCAGATGAACAGATGAGCTGGAATGAGGCTATTAATTTAGGTAAACAAGTGACTCGTTCAGATAATGGTGTTAATTATATCGGAATTGATCTGTTTGGTTCTAACAATATTTCGACTGGTCTTGATCTAACGATCGTTGATCCAGAGACAGGTACTGCAAATGTTACCTCTCCAGAGTGGGTAAAAGTGTTTGAACAACTACAAAAGAGTTATGAAGTACCTGGATTTATTGGTGCAGATGGTCGTTACTTATATGCCGATGATGATGATATTTTCTTCAATGAACAAAATATTGCTATGGTTGCATACAATCTAGCTCATCTATTGGGACCACTTGAAGAATTAAGACAGCAAGGCATTGAATTAAATTGGGATTTTGCACCGTTCCCGAATTTTGAAGAGAATTTAGGAACAGGAAAGGGTGCTAATATCCACTCTATTATTTTGACAAAATCAAGCAAGCATAAAGATATCGCATTCCAAGTGTTGGCTAATCTATTGTCGGATGAATCACAATTAGCACTATCTAAAGCTGGTCGTGTACCAACAGTTGAGGGTGAACAATTCGAAGAGGTGTACGGTCAAGATATTGCTGTATTACAAGGTAAGAAGGTTGAGAACATCTTTAATGCCCCACCACGTGAAGTGATTCGTCCCCATAAATATGAAGGGAAAGTACGGAAATTTTTAGTAGAGGCGGAGCAAAGAGTCGCTACTGAGGGGCAGGATATTAATACAGCATTACGTATCGCACAAGAAGCGATTGATAAGGAGCTAGAAACTTTATCTAAAACGCAATAA
- a CDS encoding thioredoxin family protein codes for MAFTLQLGDQAPDFNLLSVDGKYYGLNSFEEAKVLVVFFTSNSCPFVIGSDEVTRQTVLKYAQQGVSFVGINANSANTKPDDSYEKMVERIEQHNFPWVYVHDAEQTAALAYGALRTPHFYVFDQDRKLIYTGRGVDNPREADKITSNDLERALDDHIAGREVQTPLTNPLGCNVKWEGQDKNWIPAEACDLILTTN; via the coding sequence ATGGCATTTACTTTACAGCTTGGAGATCAAGCTCCAGATTTTAATCTATTATCGGTTGATGGCAAGTATTACGGTTTGAACAGTTTTGAGGAAGCTAAAGTATTAGTTGTTTTCTTTACAAGTAACAGCTGCCCTTTTGTTATTGGATCAGATGAAGTCACGCGTCAAACCGTTTTGAAATACGCGCAACAAGGAGTTTCATTTGTAGGAATTAACGCTAACAGTGCGAACACTAAACCAGATGACTCCTATGAAAAAATGGTTGAACGAATCGAGCAGCATAATTTCCCTTGGGTATACGTTCATGATGCAGAACAAACGGCAGCATTAGCTTACGGTGCACTACGTACACCACATTTCTACGTGTTTGATCAAGATCGCAAACTTATTTACACTGGACGCGGAGTGGATAATCCACGTGAGGCAGACAAAATTACAAGCAATGATTTAGAAAGAGCTCTAGATGATCACATTGCTGGTAGAGAAGTACAAACTCCATTAACTAACCCACTAGGCTGCAATGTGAAATGGGAAGGGCAAGATAAAAATTGGATACCGGCAGAGGCATGCGATTTAATTCTAACAACTAACTAA
- the cysK gene encoding cysteine synthase A: MTRVANNITELIGNTPLVRLNNIVPEDSAEVLLKLEYFNPGSSVKDRIAISIIEEAEKLGLLQKGSTIIEATSGNTGIGIALVAAARGYKAVLVMPETMSFERRNLLRAYGAELILTPGAEGMKGAIRVAQEILDRNPNYFPARQFDNIANVNIHRTTTGPEIVAAIDTLDGGLDGFVAGIGTGGTITGAGEVLKNKYPSIQIVAVEPAFSAVLSGGKPTPHKIQGIGAGFIPSILNTQIYNQIITVTNEQAFETARLVARQEGILGGISSGAAIYAAIQLAKQLGTGKRVVAVVPSNGERYLSTVLYADEQQV, encoded by the coding sequence TTGACTAGAGTTGCAAACAATATTACTGAATTAATAGGGAATACCCCATTGGTACGGTTGAATAATATTGTTCCCGAAGATAGCGCAGAAGTGCTGTTGAAGCTAGAATATTTCAATCCTGGAAGTAGTGTGAAGGATAGAATCGCCATTAGTATCATTGAAGAGGCTGAGAAGTTAGGGCTTCTACAAAAAGGGAGTACGATTATTGAAGCAACTAGTGGTAACACAGGAATTGGAATTGCATTAGTTGCTGCCGCACGTGGTTATAAAGCAGTACTCGTTATGCCAGAAACGATGAGTTTTGAGAGAAGGAACTTACTACGCGCTTATGGAGCAGAGCTTATCTTAACGCCAGGTGCGGAAGGCATGAAAGGTGCGATCCGTGTTGCACAAGAAATATTGGACCGTAACCCGAATTATTTCCCGGCCCGTCAATTTGATAATATCGCAAATGTAAATATCCACAGGACAACGACTGGACCAGAGATTGTTGCAGCTATTGACACATTAGATGGTGGACTTGATGGTTTTGTAGCTGGTATTGGAACTGGTGGAACAATTACAGGAGCGGGAGAAGTATTGAAAAATAAATATCCATCTATTCAAATTGTAGCAGTAGAGCCAGCCTTTTCTGCAGTGTTATCAGGAGGTAAGCCTACGCCGCATAAAATCCAAGGAATAGGCGCTGGATTTATTCCATCTATATTAAATACTCAAATATATAATCAGATTATTACGGTAACCAATGAGCAAGCATTTGAAACTGCTCGTCTTGTAGCTAGGCAAGAAGGTATACTTGGTGGAATTTCATCAGGTGCAGCGATCTATGCTGCAATACAATTAGCCAAACAACTGGGAACAGGTAAGCGTGTAGTAGCGGTAGTTCCGAGTAATGGTGAACGATATCTATCTACTGTTCTTTATGCAGATGAACAACAAGTATAA
- a CDS encoding nitroreductase family protein, with protein sequence MSTTSRLEQEQTVIQYRKEVLEHRATAKPVHPIILNRWSSRSFANEAISDDQLYTVLEAARWAPSGSNAQPWRFYVAKTEQEKELFQQFINPRNRVWSHKAAVFILVTSAKFNNEGKLQSSHAFDAGAAWATLAYQASALGLNTRAIGGFDREEARRLLAIPGDIELHAVISLGVRGTLEDLDESFHEAEKPSQRKALEDSILPIILPGNH encoded by the coding sequence ATGTCAACAACTAGTCGATTGGAACAAGAACAAACTGTTATTCAATATCGTAAAGAGGTTTTAGAACATCGAGCTACTGCAAAACCTGTACATCCGATTATATTAAATCGATGGTCCTCTCGTTCATTTGCTAATGAAGCAATTTCAGATGATCAGTTATATACAGTTTTAGAAGCTGCAAGATGGGCACCTTCTGGCAGCAATGCACAACCGTGGCGCTTTTATGTTGCGAAAACCGAACAGGAGAAGGAATTATTTCAGCAATTCATTAACCCTCGTAATCGTGTATGGTCACATAAGGCAGCTGTATTTATTCTTGTTACTTCAGCTAAGTTTAATAATGAAGGAAAACTACAAAGTTCTCACGCTTTTGATGCAGGCGCAGCTTGGGCTACACTTGCTTACCAAGCTAGTGCATTGGGCTTGAATACGAGAGCAATTGGTGGGTTTGATCGAGAAGAAGCTAGAAGATTGTTAGCTATACCAGGTGACATCGAACTACATGCTGTTATTTCTTTAGGTGTTAGAGGAACGCTAGAGGATCTAGATGAAAGTTTTCATGAAGCAGAAAAACCAAGTCAAAGAAAAGCATTAGAGGATAGCATATTGCCAATTATACTACCAGGTAATCATTAA
- a CDS encoding ferredoxin family protein, whose amino-acid sequence MIELVSDSRCIGCNMCVKVCPTNVFDKTEDVPVIARQDDCQTCFICEAYCPVDALYVSPYADEAIEVDELQLANDDVLGSWRKTIGWGPGRVKIASIDQTPFINRILPEKVLKARGISDVDSPFGR is encoded by the coding sequence ATGATAGAGTTGGTTAGTGATAGTCGTTGCATTGGATGTAACATGTGCGTTAAAGTGTGCCCAACTAACGTCTTTGATAAGACAGAGGATGTACCAGTGATTGCTCGTCAAGATGATTGCCAAACTTGCTTTATATGTGAAGCTTATTGCCCTGTAGATGCATTATATGTGTCTCCCTATGCGGATGAAGCGATTGAGGTTGATGAATTACAGTTAGCCAATGATGATGTACTTGGTAGCTGGAGAAAAACAATTGGTTGGGGACCAGGTCGTGTGAAGATTGCTTCAATCGATCAAACCCCATTTATCAACAGAATCTTACCAGAAAAAGTGTTGAAGGCAAGAGGGATATCCGATGTGGATTCTCCATTTGGTCGATAA
- a CDS encoding FAD-binding protein, whose product MSNENIKYYTADVLVIGGGPAGAWAAWSAAQTGAKVILVDKGYLGSSGATAPGGTNLLYLPPDQALRDTAVDMRMNSGGFLSEPDWIYRVLDQVYINLDRIEQWGYPFVKDEKGDAQRNHLHGPEYMALMRKQVKKAGVTVLDHAPALELLVDEHGVGGARGVLRQQNKEWEIKAGAVVIATGGCAFLSKGLGCNVLTGDGYLMGAEVGAELSGMEFSRQYAPSAAYSSPTRGRLLGWATYYDEDGNELGGDRGGDFLAKRLLNGGSVYAMMNKADTPEKQAILRSAHSIFFLPYDRAGINVFTDMFPLTLRYEGTVRGTGGLRIVTDDCGTTVPGLYAAGDAATRERITGAASGGGAFNASWAICSGTWSGEGAAHYAKEKASLLGDRELQRAGKYGLHAESTTQATQNEDTPPTSKLRPTTSNDAQTDVVIKELVKAIQNEILPLEKNYFRSESGIQESLNSLHELWPKVQHQKVESIHDVVHAREAAAMAATARWIYTAALARKETRGRGLHTFTEYPEQDPNQHHRIIVSGLEEIQVSYDTSFIDKVEKYQELLKKEVQAK is encoded by the coding sequence ATGAGTAACGAAAACATCAAATATTATACTGCTGATGTATTAGTCATTGGAGGAGGTCCAGCAGGAGCATGGGCTGCATGGAGTGCAGCCCAAACAGGAGCAAAAGTAATTCTAGTTGATAAAGGATACCTAGGCTCAAGTGGTGCAACAGCACCTGGCGGAACAAATCTATTATATTTACCTCCAGATCAAGCATTAAGAGATACTGCTGTAGACATGCGAATGAATTCTGGTGGTTTTCTATCAGAACCTGACTGGATATACCGTGTACTGGATCAAGTTTATATTAATTTAGATCGAATTGAGCAATGGGGATATCCATTTGTAAAAGATGAAAAAGGTGATGCTCAACGTAATCATCTTCATGGACCAGAATATATGGCACTGATGCGTAAACAAGTAAAAAAAGCAGGAGTAACTGTATTAGATCATGCTCCCGCACTAGAATTACTAGTGGATGAACATGGGGTGGGCGGAGCAAGAGGTGTACTTCGTCAACAGAATAAGGAATGGGAAATAAAAGCAGGTGCCGTTGTTATTGCTACCGGTGGCTGTGCATTTTTAAGTAAAGGTTTAGGGTGTAATGTGCTTACAGGCGATGGATATCTGATGGGTGCCGAGGTTGGAGCAGAACTATCAGGTATGGAGTTTAGTCGTCAATATGCACCAAGTGCTGCTTATAGTTCCCCTACTCGTGGAAGATTACTTGGCTGGGCAACTTATTATGACGAGGATGGAAATGAGTTAGGTGGAGATCGCGGTGGAGATTTCTTAGCAAAAAGACTACTAAATGGTGGATCAGTCTACGCGATGATGAATAAAGCAGATACACCAGAAAAACAAGCGATTTTGCGCTCAGCACATTCAATCTTCTTCTTACCGTATGATCGAGCAGGCATTAATGTCTTTACGGATATGTTTCCTCTTACACTTCGTTATGAAGGTACTGTTCGAGGAACAGGCGGACTGCGGATTGTAACGGATGATTGTGGAACTACTGTACCTGGTTTGTATGCTGCTGGAGATGCAGCTACAAGGGAGCGAATTACAGGTGCTGCATCGGGTGGCGGTGCTTTCAATGCTTCTTGGGCTATTTGTTCTGGTACTTGGTCAGGCGAAGGTGCCGCACATTATGCTAAAGAGAAAGCTAGTTTATTGGGAGATCGTGAATTGCAGAGAGCTGGTAAATATGGACTTCATGCAGAAAGTACGACACAAGCCACACAAAATGAAGATACACCACCAACTTCAAAACTAAGACCAACAACTTCAAATGATGCTCAGACCGATGTAGTAATTAAAGAGCTAGTTAAAGCCATTCAAAACGAGATATTACCGCTTGAGAAGAATTATTTCCGTAGCGAATCAGGCATACAAGAGTCACTTAATTCACTACATGAGCTGTGGCCAAAAGTTCAGCACCAAAAAGTAGAATCCATTCATGATGTTGTTCATGCAAGAGAAGCAGCCGCAATGGCTGCCACAGCACGCTGGATTTATACGGCTGCACTAGCACGAAAAGAGACGCGGGGAAGAGGTTTGCATACATTCACAGAGTATCCTGAACAAGACCCGAATCAGCATCATCGCATTATAGTGTCTGGATTAGAGGAAATTCAAGTCAGTTATGATACTTCATTTATAGATAAGGTAGAAAAATATCAAGAGCTACTCAAAAAGGAAGTGCAAGCGAAATGA
- a CDS encoding extracellular solute-binding protein, with protein sequence MRRVTLLSVVMVLVIMVIAACGANTKVTQQPVTQAGEDTNNDSQIAETREPVTLTFWNYGNTITDTEFDKLIVQPTKEKYPHITLERIRTDDDVTPEQLLAAGNLPDIIYTSTGSNYYRFLDIGIVQPLDELIAKHNVDFTTVKPAIVESIQSYTDDQSIIAVPLSFNLFITYYNKEIFDKFNIPYPSDEPQTWQQWLEIGRQLTRVDNGVQYLGIDVGGASNLARSLKLANVDPATDQSTLGDEQLEQVFELLKQQYEIPGFIGENQELVYDRTQFMQERRLAIRHAFLANMIGPLEELRKEGIELDWDIAPAAHFGDEKVPGSIHSLIVSNQGDNIEDAFLVVSNVLSDETQRLVARNGRVPSIINPELEKEFGADVEVLKGKKIENVFKLTAIANSTPHPLDGKLGKVLDAISQDIAFNGKDVVSALRAGKEESDRLIKAWEATR encoded by the coding sequence ATGAGAAGAGTTACGTTGTTAAGTGTAGTAATGGTTTTAGTAATTATGGTGATTGCAGCTTGTGGAGCAAACACGAAAGTGACACAACAACCTGTAACTCAAGCAGGCGAAGATACAAATAATGATTCGCAAATCGCAGAAACAAGAGAACCTGTTACTCTAACTTTTTGGAACTATGGTAACACGATTACAGATACAGAATTTGATAAGTTAATCGTACAGCCTACGAAAGAGAAGTATCCTCACATTACATTAGAAAGAATTCGCACAGATGATGATGTTACTCCAGAACAATTGTTAGCTGCAGGTAATTTGCCAGACATTATTTATACTAGTACGGGATCTAATTATTATCGCTTCTTAGATATTGGCATTGTTCAACCGTTGGATGAACTGATCGCGAAGCATAATGTAGATTTCACAACGGTCAAACCAGCAATTGTTGAATCTATTCAAAGCTATACAGATGATCAATCAATTATAGCAGTGCCGTTATCATTCAACTTATTCATTACGTATTACAACAAGGAAATTTTCGATAAATTTAACATTCCATACCCATCGGATGAGCCACAAACTTGGCAACAATGGTTGGAAATTGGTCGCCAATTGACCCGTGTTGATAATGGTGTTCAATACTTAGGTATTGATGTCGGAGGCGCTAGTAATTTAGCACGAAGCTTAAAACTAGCTAATGTTGATCCTGCAACAGACCAATCTACTCTTGGAGATGAACAATTGGAACAAGTTTTTGAACTACTAAAGCAACAATATGAAATTCCAGGCTTTATTGGAGAAAATCAAGAACTAGTATACGATCGCACACAATTTATGCAAGAACGTAGATTAGCGATTCGTCATGCTTTTCTAGCCAATATGATTGGACCATTGGAAGAACTTCGTAAGGAAGGAATTGAGTTAGATTGGGATATTGCCCCAGCTGCACACTTTGGAGATGAAAAGGTGCCAGGAAGTATTCATTCTCTAATTGTCTCTAATCAGGGTGATAACATCGAGGATGCATTTTTAGTAGTATCTAATGTATTGTCGGATGAAACTCAAAGATTAGTAGCAAGAAATGGCCGTGTTCCTTCTATTATAAACCCAGAACTGGAAAAAGAATTTGGAGCAGACGTTGAAGTTCTTAAAGGTAAGAAGATTGAAAATGTGTTTAAACTGACTGCTATTGCTAATAGTACACCACATCCACTTGACGGTAAGCTTGGTAAAGTATTAGATGCGATATCTCAAGATATAGCGTTTAACGGAAAGGATGTCGTCTCTGCATTGCGAGCAGGGAAAGAAGAAAGTGATCGTTTAATAAAAGCATGGGAGGCTACTAGATGA
- a CDS encoding extracellular solute-binding protein, whose product MKKQTMRNKSIPTLASILMLSLFLFGCANNATNNQLPTNTEGKKETTTTETATPEKQQSLDPVTLTFYVGGGTLTDTEFDLFFVQPTKEKFPHITLEKIVPAEGVTPAEVLLSNDPPDIIYQTSGSYYAFQELEALADLTPLAEKYAFDTNRIKPYLLESVYNFAKDGELFTLPFSSNLAALFYNKDIFDKFHVPYPSDEQVTWDEILATAQQLTRNEDGVQYIGIDLNNGPATLQGSYGVSTLDPESGEPILQSEQWRKIFETVEKSVKFPGYVQGEKYQYDRNSFVIDQNLAMRPTLLANLIGTLEELRAEGKPLNWGLAPIPNFEDNLGQGKVANVHSVSISSVSKHQDEAFQVLANILSDEVQRKVSRNGRVPAIDNPELDKEFGADIEVLKGIKIENIFKTETPVLAQHRWENDVSVHVTQAFTDIALNGIDVNTAIRTAEDNIRKDLETLKVTKPE is encoded by the coding sequence ATGAAGAAACAGACAATGAGAAATAAAAGTATTCCAACACTAGCATCCATACTAATGCTAAGTCTTTTTTTGTTCGGATGCGCAAATAATGCAACGAACAATCAATTACCAACAAATACGGAAGGCAAAAAAGAAACAACTACCACAGAAACTGCTACCCCTGAAAAACAACAATCACTTGATCCTGTTACCTTGACCTTCTATGTTGGCGGCGGGACATTAACAGACACAGAATTCGATTTGTTTTTTGTACAGCCAACGAAAGAAAAGTTTCCACATATCACTTTAGAAAAAATAGTTCCTGCTGAAGGTGTAACGCCTGCTGAGGTTTTACTTTCTAATGATCCACCAGATATTATCTATCAAACTAGTGGTTCATACTATGCATTCCAAGAACTAGAGGCATTAGCAGACTTAACGCCATTAGCTGAAAAATATGCTTTCGATACGAATCGTATTAAGCCCTACCTTCTTGAATCCGTATATAACTTCGCTAAAGATGGAGAACTCTTCACATTACCATTCTCTTCAAACTTAGCCGCTTTGTTCTATAACAAAGATATCTTTGATAAATTCCATGTTCCCTATCCCTCTGATGAACAAGTAACTTGGGATGAAATATTAGCTACTGCACAACAATTAACTCGTAATGAGGATGGTGTACAGTATATCGGAATTGATCTCAATAACGGCCCTGCAACTTTACAAGGTAGTTATGGTGTATCTACATTAGATCCAGAATCAGGTGAACCTATCTTACAATCGGAGCAATGGAGAAAAATCTTCGAGACCGTCGAGAAGAGTGTTAAGTTTCCTGGATATGTGCAAGGAGAAAAGTACCAGTACGACCGTAACTCATTCGTTATCGATCAGAATTTAGCGATGCGACCTACCTTATTAGCTAACTTAATTGGAACATTAGAAGAATTACGCGCTGAAGGTAAGCCGTTAAACTGGGGTCTCGCTCCTATCCCTAACTTCGAAGATAATCTTGGTCAAGGTAAAGTTGCTAATGTGCACTCCGTTTCTATCTCATCAGTAAGCAAACATCAAGATGAAGCCTTTCAAGTGTTAGCTAATATTTTATCTGATGAAGTACAACGTAAAGTTTCTCGAAATGGTCGAGTTCCTGCGATTGATAATCCGGAATTAGACAAAGAGTTTGGTGCAGATATCGAAGTGCTCAAAGGAATCAAAATTGAAAATATATTCAAAACAGAAACTCCTGTATTAGCTCAACATAGATGGGAAAATGATGTATCTGTACATGTGACTCAAGCTTTTACTGATATTGCACTAAATGGAATCGATGTTAATACTGCTATTCGTACCGCTGAAGACAATATCCGCAAAGATCTTGAAACCTTAAAGGTCACTAAACCGGAATAA
- a CDS encoding MBL fold metallo-hydrolase, giving the protein MVVANSNKDKMRMIADYIKGNPNSRPSKPLKVTRMKEQHFVAGELPRLTWFGHSASLLQLDGKTILLDPMFGKAPSPVPLIGGKRYSKTLPFEIEQLPTIDAVIISHDHYDHLDYGSIIKLKSKVKRFIVPLGVAPHLIKWGIDAEIITEHDWWDELTYEGISLTCTPARHFSGRSLTDSNATLWCSWVIRGQSAKVFFSGDSGYGPHFKEIGDKYGPFDLTLMECGQYNEHWASIHMFPEETVQAHLDVRGDVMIPIHWGAFTLSLHAWTDPVERAVKAAKERNVSIATPRIGEPVHIGAVSYPIEEWWSIKGSD; this is encoded by the coding sequence ATGGTAGTGGCAAACTCAAATAAAGATAAAATGAGAATGATAGCTGATTATATTAAAGGAAATCCTAATTCAAGACCAAGTAAACCGCTTAAAGTTACACGAATGAAAGAGCAACATTTTGTTGCAGGAGAGCTACCTCGACTGACATGGTTCGGACATTCTGCCTCTTTGCTGCAATTGGATGGAAAAACAATATTGCTCGATCCGATGTTTGGAAAAGCGCCATCACCTGTTCCGTTAATAGGTGGTAAGCGATACAGCAAAACATTACCTTTTGAAATCGAGCAGCTGCCAACGATAGACGCTGTAATTATTTCTCATGATCATTATGATCATCTAGATTATGGCTCGATCATTAAATTGAAGAGCAAAGTAAAGAGATTTATTGTTCCGCTAGGTGTAGCGCCTCATCTAATTAAATGGGGAATCGACGCTGAGATAATAACGGAGCATGATTGGTGGGACGAACTCACTTACGAGGGGATTAGCTTAACCTGTACTCCAGCAAGACATTTCTCAGGTAGAAGTCTAACTGATAGTAACGCGACTTTGTGGTGTTCTTGGGTTATTCGCGGTCAATCAGCAAAAGTATTTTTTAGTGGCGACAGTGGTTATGGACCTCATTTCAAGGAGATCGGAGATAAGTATGGCCCATTTGATCTGACCTTAATGGAATGTGGTCAGTACAATGAGCATTGGGCATCAATTCATATGTTTCCAGAGGAGACGGTTCAAGCGCATTTGGACGTAAGAGGAGACGTAATGATTCCCATACATTGGGGAGCATTTACATTATCACTTCATGCTTGGACGGATCCGGTTGAACGTGCAGTAAAGGCGGCGAAAGAACGGAATGTATCTATAGCTACACCTCGCATTGGTGAGCCTGTTCACATTGGTGCAGTTTCATATCCAATTGAGGAATGGTGGAGCATAAAGGGCAGCGATTAA
- a CDS encoding polysaccharide deacetylase family protein, which yields MSKAILTIDDGPTTLTPSMIDYLKSKNIMPILFFYGHQLESHFEEGLYALQQGAIIGNHSYSHPNFNDLSYEECISEIEKQEALLDRLFQTAGIERTYKLFRFPYGAKGGKNKALIQQYLHEHGYNRVDDSQIDVKWYIDNEFNTDIDSLWTFDFMEYQLNNSTDFTFDSILHRIHDPNPETGAPLLEREINHIVLIHDHENTDKILPNYFEILIDYVIEEGVEFVPPRISVMKQ from the coding sequence ATGAGTAAAGCTATATTAACAATCGACGACGGACCAACAACACTTACACCATCTATGATTGACTATCTCAAATCTAAAAATATTATGCCGATTCTATTTTTCTATGGGCATCAATTAGAAAGTCATTTTGAAGAAGGGCTATATGCTTTGCAACAAGGTGCAATTATCGGTAATCACAGTTATAGTCATCCTAATTTTAATGACCTCTCATACGAAGAATGTATTAGTGAGATTGAAAAGCAGGAAGCGTTACTTGATCGTTTATTTCAAACAGCTGGAATTGAGCGGACTTATAAATTATTTCGCTTTCCTTACGGAGCAAAAGGCGGGAAAAATAAAGCATTAATTCAGCAATACTTACATGAGCATGGCTACAATAGAGTAGATGACAGTCAGATTGATGTTAAGTGGTATATAGATAATGAATTCAATACGGATATAGATTCATTGTGGACTTTCGACTTTATGGAATATCAATTGAATAATTCTACTGACTTTACGTTCGATAGTATTTTGCATCGAATCCATGATCCAAACCCAGAGACAGGAGCTCCTTTGTTAGAGCGGGAAATAAATCATATCGTTCTCATCCATGATCATGAGAATACTGACAAAATATTACCCAATTATTTTGAAATTCTTATCGATTATGTTATAGAAGAGGGAGTAGAATTTGTTCCCCCTAGAATTAGTGTAATGAAACAATAA